A portion of the uncultured Draconibacterium sp. genome contains these proteins:
- a CDS encoding family 78 glycoside hydrolase catalytic domain: MKNLIFLFLLSLTTLTFSKYAHAQNLQFQSLTCNYQTNPIAIDNEQPLLSWIVNADGFNREQTAYQVLVASNPEWLNENDADLWNSGKVESAQSAHLKYKGEQLNPTQKYWWKVKIWDEKGEASDWSPVNTFETGLISESNWGDAKWICLSKNTRTSEYRFRDYKTGRMEKPARVTSNPVGYFRNKITANREIKNARAYVCGLGYYELYINGEKTGDHVLDPAPSNYDKQAYYVAYDVTNQLKKGENALGLIVGNGFYGQSISWKNDPESERDMAYGTPAARLLVQLTYTDGTQAEFTTDENWKNSTGPIVFDNVYGGETYDARFEIEGWNTVAYNDSKWTKAKTISPKLNKISIQEMPPIRRLKELPPKRVFKSPITGNWIIDFGQNIAGWVQITVNEKTGQVIEIIPTEALTQSGDNIYPGTTGGGANGMPQLLKYICKGDGPETWEPKFSYHGFRYAQITGVSTKPDANTIKAVLVATDVEQKGNFVCSDPLLNKMDTISRWTIVDNLHGIPEDCPHREKCGWLGDAHAFGEYALYTYDLANFYKKYMEDIRTQMRPTKGENTNEQFNVPTMIAPGKRTSTIAKLDWGVATMYLPWYNYIYYGDSSIVTEYYKDMKELTNYYLSFKNEKGIIDNGMGDWCPPRWDRRQNPDAMECHPVVSANAYFYDVLGVMEYFAEMNDDVEFQQKMKKEKQELFDAFNSVYLENIPLVNYYWYGSQTATVMALQFGMVPEDKIASVVNGLKYNIEAVKGGHHATGIHGNRYIYTVLNKYGHADLAYQILTTPTFPSQTYVMNYGFTTWPERQFYWDEMEGLTNSLNHPMHSGFAAYFYESLGGIKSTYDKPGYKEFSVNPISPESITNTTVNIPTSYGTIHNSWEQIDSTISMRLNVPFNTKARVEISEKERLTLKINGTGWDKFQAENNTEIQNKTMLILGSGNYQIEYTSTNK; the protein is encoded by the coding sequence ATGAAAAACCTAATATTCTTATTCTTATTATCTCTCACCACTTTAACATTTTCAAAATACGCACATGCCCAGAATTTGCAATTCCAATCGCTTACCTGCAATTACCAAACAAATCCGATTGCTATTGATAACGAACAACCACTATTATCTTGGATTGTAAATGCCGATGGTTTTAACCGGGAACAAACGGCCTACCAGGTTTTGGTAGCTTCTAATCCGGAATGGTTAAATGAAAATGACGCTGATCTTTGGAATTCAGGAAAAGTAGAAAGTGCGCAATCGGCACATCTAAAATACAAAGGAGAACAGCTGAATCCGACCCAAAAATATTGGTGGAAAGTAAAAATCTGGGACGAAAAAGGTGAAGCTTCAGACTGGTCGCCGGTTAATACTTTCGAGACAGGATTGATTAGCGAAAGCAACTGGGGAGATGCCAAATGGATTTGTTTATCGAAAAATACACGCACATCGGAATACCGGTTTCGTGACTACAAAACCGGAAGAATGGAGAAACCTGCCAGAGTAACCAGTAACCCGGTTGGCTATTTCCGAAACAAAATAACTGCAAATAGAGAAATTAAAAATGCCCGTGCCTACGTTTGTGGTTTGGGGTATTACGAGTTATACATAAATGGCGAAAAAACAGGCGACCACGTTTTAGACCCGGCTCCATCGAATTACGACAAACAAGCGTATTATGTGGCCTACGATGTTACCAATCAATTAAAAAAGGGAGAAAATGCGCTTGGTCTTATCGTTGGTAATGGTTTTTACGGACAAAGCATTTCGTGGAAAAACGACCCGGAATCGGAGCGCGATATGGCATATGGAACTCCTGCAGCGCGTTTGTTGGTACAGCTAACGTATACCGATGGAACACAGGCTGAATTTACCACCGACGAGAACTGGAAAAATTCAACAGGACCAATAGTTTTCGATAATGTTTATGGCGGCGAAACGTATGATGCCCGTTTCGAAATTGAGGGCTGGAATACTGTTGCTTACAACGATTCAAAATGGACGAAAGCGAAAACCATATCGCCTAAACTGAATAAAATTAGTATTCAGGAAATGCCACCAATTCGCAGATTGAAAGAACTTCCGCCTAAACGCGTATTCAAGTCTCCAATTACCGGAAATTGGATTATTGATTTTGGCCAAAATATAGCCGGCTGGGTGCAAATTACCGTAAACGAAAAAACCGGGCAGGTTATTGAAATTATTCCAACCGAAGCGTTAACGCAAAGTGGCGATAATATTTACCCGGGCACAACGGGTGGAGGAGCCAATGGAATGCCACAGCTTTTAAAATACATTTGCAAGGGCGACGGACCGGAAACCTGGGAGCCAAAGTTTTCGTATCATGGTTTTCGTTACGCTCAAATTACAGGCGTTTCAACCAAGCCTGATGCAAATACTATTAAAGCAGTTTTAGTAGCCACCGATGTGGAGCAAAAAGGGAATTTTGTGTGCTCCGATCCATTACTCAATAAAATGGATACCATTAGCCGCTGGACCATTGTGGATAACCTGCATGGTATTCCGGAAGATTGTCCGCACCGCGAAAAATGCGGTTGGCTGGGCGATGCTCATGCATTTGGCGAATATGCTTTGTATACCTACGATTTAGCCAATTTTTACAAAAAATACATGGAGGATATTCGTACTCAGATGCGTCCAACAAAAGGCGAAAATACGAACGAACAATTCAACGTACCCACCATGATTGCTCCCGGTAAACGTACCTCAACAATTGCAAAACTTGATTGGGGAGTGGCAACCATGTATTTGCCTTGGTACAACTACATTTATTATGGCGATTCTTCGATTGTAACCGAGTATTACAAGGATATGAAAGAATTGACCAACTATTACCTTTCTTTTAAAAACGAAAAAGGAATTATTGACAACGGCATGGGAGATTGGTGCCCGCCACGCTGGGACAGACGTCAAAATCCGGATGCGATGGAATGCCATCCGGTTGTTTCAGCCAATGCCTATTTCTACGATGTTTTGGGCGTAATGGAATATTTTGCTGAAATGAATGATGATGTTGAATTTCAACAAAAAATGAAAAAAGAAAAGCAAGAACTCTTTGACGCTTTTAATTCGGTTTATTTGGAAAATATTCCACTGGTGAATTATTATTGGTATGGAAGCCAAACAGCTACGGTAATGGCTTTGCAATTTGGCATGGTTCCAGAAGATAAAATAGCATCGGTAGTGAACGGTTTAAAATACAATATCGAGGCAGTAAAAGGAGGACATCATGCTACAGGTATTCATGGCAACAGATACATTTACACCGTTCTGAACAAATATGGACATGCAGATTTGGCGTATCAAATACTAACAACGCCAACCTTCCCGAGCCAAACTTATGTAATGAATTACGGCTTTACCACCTGGCCCGAACGTCAGTTTTACTGGGACGAAATGGAGGGATTAACCAATTCGCTAAATCATCCCATGCACAGTGGTTTTGCAGCTTACTTCTACGAATCGTTGGGAGGAATAAAATCAACTTACGACAAACCTGGTTACAAAGAGTTTTCGGTGAATCCAATCTCGCCTGAAAGCATTACAAATACAACCGTAAATATTCCAACATCTTATGGTACTATTCATAACAGTTGGGAACAAATCGACTCAACTATTTCTATGCGATTAAACGTACCATTTAACACAAAAGCAAGGGTTGAAATTTCAGAAAAGGAGCGGCTTACTTTAAAAATTAACGGAACTGGTTGGGATAAATTTCAGGCAGAAAATAATACTGAAATTCAGAATAAAACAATGCTGATTTTAGGTTCTGGAAATTATCAAATTGAATATACATCAACAAACAAGTAA
- a CDS encoding DUF5627 domain-containing protein — protein MKLKLVIISALILSLMACENQEFAVRDFDTTSVFFPYQRPARTLVLGKYDLGFNDNDNNGRFEIGVVMSGVFENNINRKVYFELAPELIDANILGVDSVNVQVLPESYYTIEQSGSVTIPVGSVNGRISVQLEDAFFDDTLSFAGKNETHYVIPLKITGFEELDSLLTGVPIVDNPVKILDADWNPAPKDYTLFGIKFMNKFQGKYLRRGVDVMTNNLGETTTSTYRSEYVEKDELVDVTTSGRYDVTYANRVRRGDLTSPGDVNVELKFSTDETCVVTGFGDDPYNVSGSGQFVENGDEWGGEKRDVIYLDYQYTDTVNDETHAVKDTLVIRNRDVEFEEFTIELTEL, from the coding sequence ATGAAATTAAAATTAGTTATAATTTCCGCTTTGATTCTGAGTCTTATGGCTTGTGAAAATCAGGAGTTTGCGGTACGGGATTTTGATACTACTTCAGTCTTTTTCCCTTACCAAAGACCTGCTAGAACTTTGGTTTTAGGAAAATATGATTTGGGTTTTAACGATAACGACAACAACGGACGCTTTGAAATAGGTGTAGTGATGTCTGGCGTTTTTGAAAATAATATAAATCGAAAAGTGTATTTTGAATTGGCTCCGGAATTAATAGATGCCAATATCCTGGGAGTAGATTCTGTAAATGTGCAGGTATTGCCTGAATCCTACTACACGATAGAACAATCTGGTTCTGTTACAATTCCGGTAGGTTCTGTAAATGGTCGTATCTCTGTTCAACTGGAAGATGCCTTTTTTGACGACACACTTTCTTTTGCCGGAAAAAACGAAACGCATTACGTGATTCCGTTAAAAATAACGGGTTTTGAAGAGCTGGATTCGTTATTAACGGGAGTACCTATTGTAGATAATCCAGTTAAAATATTGGATGCAGATTGGAATCCTGCCCCTAAAGATTATACACTTTTTGGTATAAAATTCATGAACAAATTTCAAGGGAAATATTTACGTCGTGGTGTAGATGTCATGACAAATAATTTGGGTGAGACAACTACCTCTACATATAGGTCAGAATATGTTGAGAAAGATGAGTTAGTTGATGTAACAACGAGTGGTAGGTATGATGTAACATATGCTAATCGTGTGCGAAGAGGAGATCTCACTAGTCCCGGAGATGTGAATGTTGAATTAAAATTTAGTACTGATGAAACATGCGTTGTCACTGGTTTCGGAGATGATCCATATAACGTTTCTGGTTCAGGCCAATTTGTTGAAAATGGTGACGAATGGGGTGGCGAAAAACGTGATGTTATCTATTTAGATTACCAGTATACTGATACTGTTAACGATGAAACCCACGCTGTAAAAGACACATTGGTAATAAGAAACAGAGATGTGGAGTTTGAAGAATTCACAATCGAATTAACCGAATTATAG